The window CATGGGGTGCGACAGGCAGTATGCAGGTGCGATCCTGAAGGTATGGGAACTGATCAACAGATACTCTGGATCTCTTGTCTTCGTAAACAGGCGTTTTGTCGCTGAGGATCTTGCCTTCAGGCTGAAGCTGAAATTCGGAGAAATACCTGTTCTCGTGCATCATGGATCACTGTCAAGGGAAACCAGAGAATTTGCAGAAAAAGCCTTCAAAAATGGTGAGGTGAAGGCTCTGATCTGCACATCTTCGCTGGAACTGGGCATAGACGTTGGAACGGCCAATGCGGTCATACAGTTCAATTCACCGAGACAGATAAACAAGATGATACAGCGCATAGGCCGCAGCGAACACTGGATAGGAAAGACCTCCAGAGGTTACGTGGTCTGCACCGACGTGATAGAGATGGAGGAGGCTATTGCAATCGTCGACAGCATCTCCGAAGGAAAGATAGAGAACGTTCAGATAATGAAGAACTCACTCTCGACCTTGGCAAATCAGATTCTCTCTGAGGTGAATTCTCAGAGAAAGGTTGACATCAGAAAATTCTTTGAGGTAGTGAAGCGATCCTATGCTTATTCCGATCTCACCTGGGAGGAATATTACTCAGTAATAACATTTTTGTCGAACACCAGGAAACTCTGGCTTGAAAACGAGTTCATAGGTAAGCGACGGAATACGCTAAAGTACTACATAGAGAATATATCGATGATCCCCAGCGAGAAGAACTATAAGGTCATAGATGTCTCAGGCAAATTCATAGGCACTCTGGATGAAAGATATGTGGCCTCAGAGATCGATGCAGGAAGCTACTTCGTCATGCGAGGTAACACCTGGCGGGTGGTCAGGATCGATCATGACCGGATCATAGTTGAGTCGTTCTTCACTCCTGCCGTCGCACCGAGATGGACTGGCGAGGACATACCTGTGCTGTACGATGTGGTTCAGCGCGTATCGATGAACAGAATCTCAAGATCACTGCCTGATTATATCGATGCCAGTTCAAAGAAGAAATTATCGGAATGGTATGAGAACGATATCGCCACCACACATAGGGTCATAATAGAGAGCTTCAACGACGAGATAATAGTGCAGATACTTCTCGGAACAAGGGGGAATTTTGCCCTGGCCGAGATACTATCCAACGTCCTCACATCCGTGACCGGGGAGAGCGTTGAGATGGATTATTCGCCATATCATATATACATGCGCACGTCAAGAAAGATATATGCAGAGGATGTTATGCGCATCATAAAGGGAATAAATCTGGATAATCTGATGTCCTACATAAGATCTTCAGCCTCAAGATCCCGCTTTTTCAAGTCCGTCTTCCTCTATGAGGCCAGAAAATTTGGAATAATAAGCGAGGACGCGGATCTAGAGAGGATCAGAATAGACAAGATAATGGACGCCTATTCCAACTCAGTGGTCTACGAAGATTCCATAAGAAAGCTGATAAATGACTACATGGACACATCCGCACTTTCGGATTTCATAGAGAGCAGAGATATTATAGAATTCGTGCTTAAGGATCGCATATCCAAGGCTTCTGATATCTTCATCTCGCACTACTCAGAACGCGTCGCCCCCCTCAGACCAACAAAGGTGATACTGGAATCGGTAAGGAACAGAATAATGAATGAACGCGTTACGCTTTACTGCGTCAACTGTGGAAATGTGAGAACGTACAGGGTGAAGGACATAAAGGTGCCAAAATGTGATGCATGTGGATCGAGGCTAGTTGCTGCGCTCTCTGACTTTGAGAGATCAAAGATCGACGATCCAGCATACAGGAAACGCATATTGAAGAATGCACATCTCGTCAAGGAGAAGGGAATACAGGCAGTCATGGTTCTGTCCGCCAGAGGAGTGGGACCAGAGACAGCGTCCAGAATTCTTGAAGTTACCTATGCATATGAGAACGATCTTATAAGAGCGATACTCACCGCAGAGATGGACTATGCCAGGAACAGGAGATTTTGGGATTGATGTGCGTCATCTGTGTACCATACTGGTCGTATTAACGAAATTGATAACCGCAACATCGCCCTGATACTGCTGATCATAGACGATCACGTAGACGGTCTGTGGTATGGTCGAATTCACCAGGATGAGGAACGATGCCCCGCCATCGAGCATAAATGGAAAATTCTCGCCCTCTGCGATCACAGCATTCTGCACTACCACATGGTAATCCATGCCTGATGATCCGAAGGCATAGACATTCAGCATGAGCGTTGAACTTGTATCGCTGGTCAATGGTATCCTCTTGGTATCGTTCACCGTTGCGTTCTCTACCAGCGGATTATTGCTCTTCATGGTAAAATTTTCTGTTAGCTCTATGAAATATATGTGTATATTAACGAGCTCTGAAGCAGTTGATGTGAATACTGAGAGCACATAGCTGTAAAATCCCGGAGACGATTTTGTGAAATATATTGTAACGTTGAACATCTGCGATGCGGAAGGAGAGACCGATCGTGATGAAGACTTAACGCTTATGGGGATCGCTGGCGATATGGAAAATCCAGGGGTAATCGGTGACGTTCCATGATTGGAGACGTTCAGAAAGCATGAAACGTTTGTTGAAATATTTGCAGATACGGAATACACCACGAACTGGGTCTGACCGTAGCTGACAGAAAACTGTGGGGGTAGCGTGTGAAATGGGATCGGTACAAGCCCTATGAGTATTATAATGCCGATGGACAGTGCCAGGATCTTCACATATCCTGACGCCCTGCCGACATTGTTGAGCGGTTCTGGGCCCCTTATACCGATTATGAGGACAAAAACTAACAGGATCAGCCATGATGGATAGAGTATGGAAAGTCCTATTATTGCGACTATGGCAACGTACGCAACATACTGCGAATACTTTCCCAGCATGGCTGATGATATGAGACCTCCATCGAGGAATCCAATGGGCATGGCGTTGAAGGCTGACACTATTATACCCACCCATCCCGCATACGCCGTAGGAAAGAGAACACCATCAGATGGGACAAAGCTGCGCATGGCCGCCTGAAATATAAGTGGACTTCCAATCTGAAGTATGGGCGATCTGACGCCAGAGACAGGAATTCGCAGCATGAGCGATAGGTATCCACCGATTATAACAAAGATCAGAGATGCCAGAAAACCAAATACAACTGATAATAGAGATGATTCAACCATGGCCCTCTTACTTGGATAGGCCACATTCGGGGCATTTATTGATCCCATCGTACCCATTCCGATCGGATCTGGAACAAATATTGGGAATGAATACTGCATGCTGTTCCTTTTCATTCCAAGATACCGCCCGAATTCTCTTGATCCAAGTATAATGAAAACTGGGATCACGAAGTAGATCAGGGTTTCAAGAACCGACATCAGAGGCGAAGATGAAAAATACGATGAAACATAAGAATAACCAACATAGAAGAGTGTGATCACGGTGGCTATGGCCATCAGGATCTTCAGCAGTGATCTTCTTGATCTCTCTGGTTCCTCTATGATTATAATCTCATTTTTCGTCCTTGTGAAAGCAACATATCCCATCTTCCTGAGATCCGAAACTAGCATCGAAAAGTAATCCTCAGGATAGAAATCTATATCCTCAACCTCTACTTCAAATTCTCCTTCCTCTTCCCTTATTCTCTTAACGCCGTAGTATCGTCCAACAATCTGCTGAATCCGTTCCGGTGTCACAGCCATTTTTAACTTCATCTGAATG is drawn from Thermoplasma sp. Kam2015 and contains these coding sequences:
- a CDS encoding site-2 protease family protein, producing MKLKMAVTPERIQQIVGRYYGVKRIREEEGEFEVEVEDIDFYPEDYFSMLVSDLRKMGYVAFTRTKNEIIIIEEPERSRRSLLKILMAIATVITLFYVGYSYVSSYFSSSPLMSVLETLIYFVIPVFIILGSREFGRYLGMKRNSMQYSFPIFVPDPIGMGTMGSINAPNVAYPSKRAMVESSLLSVVFGFLASLIFVIIGGYLSLMLRIPVSGVRSPILQIGSPLIFQAAMRSFVPSDGVLFPTAYAGWVGIIVSAFNAMPIGFLDGGLISSAMLGKYSQYVAYVAIVAIIGLSILYPSWLILLVFVLIIGIRGPEPLNNVGRASGYVKILALSIGIIILIGLVPIPFHTLPPQFSVSYGQTQFVVYSVSANISTNVSCFLNVSNHGTSPITPGFSISPAIPISVKSSSRSVSPSASQMFNVTIYFTKSSPGFYSYVLSVFTSTASELVNIHIYFIELTENFTMKSNNPLVENATVNDTKRIPLTSDTSSTLMLNVYAFGSSGMDYHVVVQNAVIAEGENFPFMLDGGASFLILVNSTIPQTVYVIVYDQQYQGDVAVINFVNTTSMVHR
- a CDS encoding DEAD/DEAH box helicase, whose protein sequence is MSNAFSMIDPRIIEILRNHGITEPTEAQDQMIPSVLEGKNAILLSPTGSGKTEAAILPVFHRILNERPQKVFAIYITPLRALNRDILSRLVDYGRELGIDVQVRHSDMTDADRRRMAETPPDIMVTTPESLQILLNGKNLRRFVSNVRVVIVDELHDAAENERGSQLSIALERLRDLAGNFQRIGLSATVGNPQELAKFLVPDGECKIIYTTLKKNMEIEVMVPDESSESDAEIMGCDRQYAGAILKVWELINRYSGSLVFVNRRFVAEDLAFRLKLKFGEIPVLVHHGSLSRETREFAEKAFKNGEVKALICTSSLELGIDVGTANAVIQFNSPRQINKMIQRIGRSEHWIGKTSRGYVVCTDVIEMEEAIAIVDSISEGKIENVQIMKNSLSTLANQILSEVNSQRKVDIRKFFEVVKRSYAYSDLTWEEYYSVITFLSNTRKLWLENEFIGKRRNTLKYYIENISMIPSEKNYKVIDVSGKFIGTLDERYVASEIDAGSYFVMRGNTWRVVRIDHDRIIVESFFTPAVAPRWTGEDIPVLYDVVQRVSMNRISRSLPDYIDASSKKKLSEWYENDIATTHRVIIESFNDEIIVQILLGTRGNFALAEILSNVLTSVTGESVEMDYSPYHIYMRTSRKIYAEDVMRIIKGINLDNLMSYIRSSASRSRFFKSVFLYEARKFGIISEDADLERIRIDKIMDAYSNSVVYEDSIRKLINDYMDTSALSDFIESRDIIEFVLKDRISKASDIFISHYSERVAPLRPTKVILESVRNRIMNERVTLYCVNCGNVRTYRVKDIKVPKCDACGSRLVAALSDFERSKIDDPAYRKRILKNAHLVKEKGIQAVMVLSARGVGPETASRILEVTYAYENDLIRAILTAEMDYARNRRFWD